The Microbacterium sp. SORGH_AS_0862 region ACGGTCGAGGTGCGTGTGCCTCCCTTCGGTGCGGTGCAGGTCATCGAGGGGCCGCGTCACACCCGCGGCACGCCGCCGAACGTCGTCGAGACCGACGCGCGCACCTGGATCGCCCTCGCGACGGGGCGTGAGTCGTGGCCGGATGCGGCGGCCGCCGGCCGCATCCGCGCCTCGGGCACCAGGTCGGATCTGTCCGACCTGCTGCCGCTGCGACCCTGAAGCCACTCGCCTCTGGCGCAACCGGATGGGTTGGCTAGGATAGGTAAGGATTCCCTAACATGGGCCCCTTTCCCGCACTCGAGAGTTTTGGCGGTTTTCTATGCGCGTTCGTCTTGCCTCCTTCGCCGTCTCGGTTCTCGCAACCTCCCTTTTGGGAGTCGCGGCACCGGCCGTCGCAGCGGAGACGGCCACGACCGCGGCGGCCGCGCCCGGCGCGTGCACGGTGACCGGTGGGCAGCTCACCTGGGGGTTCAAAGAGTCGTTCCGCTCCTACATCTCCGGCACGATCGCCAACGGGGCCTGGGAGCCGATCGACGGTGCGTCCTACGCGACGCCGAACTTCAGCTGGCCGGCCGTCGGCGGTGAGATCGACCCCGAGGCCGGCACCGGCTCGGTCGCGTTCGGCGGCGGCGTGCGCTTCACGGGGCACAGCGGGCTGCTTGACACCACGATCGCCAACCCCACGCTCGAGCTGACGGGTGCAGCGGCGCAGCTGCGTCTGGACGTGACCGGCCTCTCGATGGACGACGCGCTCGCCGGCGCGACCGAGAACGTGCAGACGGCTACGCAGGTGGCATTCGTCGACCTCGATGTCGCGTCCGTCCCCGTCGCCGTCGGGGAGACCTCGCTCACAGGCACCGCGGTGCCGACGGCGATCACCGCCGACGGCTACGCACAGTTCGGCAGCTACGAGACGGGCACGGCGTTCGATCCGCTCACCTTCGATGTGCAGCTCGACTGCTCAGCCGCCGAGCCCGAGGCCACGGCCGAGCCCGAGCCCGAGATGACCACGACGGCCGCCGAGACCCAGGACGAAACGGATGCGGTCGACCTGACTTGGCTGTGGGCGGTGGGCGGCGGTCTCGTCGTCGCCGCCGGTGTCACTACAACCGTGATCGTCGTGCGCCGCCGATCAGGCGGAGGCGCCCGGTGAGCCGCCGGGGCGCCGTCGCCGCCGTCGGGCTCGCGCTTCTTCTGCTCACAGGGTGCGCCACGGCCGGTGCGCAGCCGACCTCGACCGCCGCGGCCGTCGACACGACGCCGCTCGCCGAGCTCGATGTCCTCGCCGACCCCGAGGCGTACGAGGGGCCCTCGACCGCGGTGGTGCCCGACACGGAGATCGTCCCGGTGCAGCAGAACCCGGCGCAGTCGCTGCCCGCGACGGCCGTCTCGCACGACCTCGACGGTGAGCGCGAGGTGACGATCGAGGACACCTCCCGCGTCATCGCCATGGATCTGTCCGGATCGCTCGCCGCCACCGTATGGGGCCTGGGATTCGGCGACACCCTGGTCGGCCGC contains the following coding sequences:
- a CDS encoding sterol carrier family protein, which encodes MPRITTDAGRAALAAVAAVESPARPDLATAVRYLLQLLAEKAPGHTVEVRVPPFGAVQVIEGPRHTRGTPPNVVETDARTWIALATGRESWPDAAAAGRIRASGTRSDLSDLLPLRP
- a CDS encoding HtaA domain-containing protein → MRVRLASFAVSVLATSLLGVAAPAVAAETATTAAAAPGACTVTGGQLTWGFKESFRSYISGTIANGAWEPIDGASYATPNFSWPAVGGEIDPEAGTGSVAFGGGVRFTGHSGLLDTTIANPTLELTGAAAQLRLDVTGLSMDDALAGATENVQTATQVAFVDLDVASVPVAVGETSLTGTAVPTAITADGYAQFGSYETGTAFDPLTFDVQLDCSAAEPEATAEPEPEMTTTAAETQDETDAVDLTWLWAVGGGLVVAAGVTTTVIVVRRRSGGGAR